Proteins encoded in a region of the Bacillus sp. T3 genome:
- the infC gene encoding translation initiation factor IF-3 has translation MLLNEGIRAREVRLIDQNGEQLGIKTKTEALEIAARVNLDLVLVAPNAKPPVGRIMDYGKFRFEQQKKEKEARKNQKIITTKEVRLSPTIDEHDFNTKLKNAIKFLEKGDKVKASIRFKGRAITHKEIGQRVLVRFAEECKEVATVESHPKMDGRSMFMVLTPKNDK, from the coding sequence ATGTTGTTAAACGAGGGTATTCGTGCCCGTGAAGTTCGTCTCATTGACCAGAATGGCGAGCAGTTGGGGATTAAGACAAAAACTGAAGCTCTTGAAATCGCTGCACGCGTTAATCTTGATCTCGTTTTAGTTGCTCCGAATGCAAAGCCTCCAGTAGGCCGTATTATGGACTACGGAAAATTTAGATTCGAACAACAGAAGAAAGAAAAAGAAGCGCGTAAAAATCAAAAGATCATTACTACTAAAGAAGTTCGCTTAAGTCCAACAATCGATGAGCATGATTTTAATACAAAATTAAAAAATGCAATTAAATTCTTGGAAAAAGGCGATAAAGTAAAAGCATCAATCCGATTTAAAGGACGTGCGATTACTCATAAAGAAATTGGTCAACGTGTTTTAGTTCGTTTTGCGGAAGAGTGCAAAGAAGTTGCAACTGTGGAATCACATCCAAAAATGGACGGCCGTAGTATGTTTATGGTCTTAACACCTAAAAACGACAAGTAA
- the rpmI gene encoding 50S ribosomal protein L35, which produces MPKMKTHRGAAKRFKKTGSGKLKRSHAYTSHLFANKSTKAKRKLRKSGIVSKGDFKRIRFLLTNIK; this is translated from the coding sequence ATGCCAAAAATGAAAACTCACCGTGGCGCTGCAAAGCGTTTCAAAAAAACCGGATCAGGTAAACTGAAGCGTTCACACGCTTATACAAGCCACTTATTTGCTAACAAATCTACTAAAGCAAAGCGTAAGCTTCGTAAAAGTGGAATTGTTTCTAAAGGCGATTTCAAACGCATTCGTTTCTTATTAACTAACATTAAGTAA